A single Crateriforma conspicua DNA region contains:
- a CDS encoding S1C family serine protease → MTNSISRPFAWLMLLANIVLLVVVLSMLIGGDDAPSLAQQQDQDAGAVKESATPAPDPTDVDTRMRPPTLPLPAPPAVSVGGSNATAAAGLSTELAQQERATIQLFREVSPSVVHITTARVARDLFTLDVQQIAQGSGTGFVWDDQGHIVTNFHVIRRADVATVAFDDQNTYPAKLVGSAEEKDLAVLKIDAPPEQLKPLRIGVSSDLQVGRMTFAIGNPFGLDQTLTTGVVSALGREIKSESGVPIKDVIQTDAAINPGNSGGPLLDLSGQLIGVNTAIFSPSGAYAGIGFAIPVDTVRWVVPELIQHGRIIRPGIAVTVASDTMTRRWGLPDGLLVLRVTEGSQAEAAGLRPTRQTRRGVELGDIIVAIDNKPVKSTADLVLILENYTAGDVVRLTVLRGGNRELVPIQLELLDE, encoded by the coding sequence ATGACGAATTCTATTTCACGCCCGTTTGCTTGGTTGATGTTGTTGGCAAACATCGTATTGCTGGTGGTCGTGCTGTCGATGCTGATCGGTGGTGACGATGCACCATCGCTGGCGCAGCAGCAGGACCAAGATGCGGGTGCCGTCAAAGAATCGGCGACACCGGCCCCCGATCCCACGGACGTGGACACACGAATGCGGCCGCCCACTTTGCCGTTGCCAGCGCCACCGGCGGTCTCCGTTGGCGGTTCGAACGCGACGGCGGCTGCGGGGCTGTCGACCGAGCTGGCACAACAGGAACGCGCCACGATTCAATTGTTCCGCGAAGTATCACCCTCGGTCGTTCACATCACGACCGCGCGTGTGGCACGCGACCTGTTCACCTTGGACGTTCAGCAGATTGCTCAAGGCAGTGGGACCGGATTCGTCTGGGATGACCAAGGCCACATCGTCACTAACTTTCACGTCATTCGTCGTGCCGACGTGGCGACCGTGGCTTTTGACGACCAGAACACGTATCCGGCCAAGCTGGTCGGTTCGGCCGAAGAAAAAGATTTGGCGGTTTTGAAAATCGACGCACCACCGGAACAGCTTAAACCACTACGGATCGGTGTCTCGTCCGATTTGCAAGTCGGCCGCATGACGTTTGCCATCGGCAACCCGTTCGGGCTGGATCAAACTCTGACCACCGGTGTCGTCAGTGCGCTCGGGCGTGAGATCAAATCCGAATCGGGCGTGCCCATCAAAGACGTCATTCAAACCGATGCGGCGATCAATCCGGGCAACAGCGGTGGCCCGCTGTTGGATCTTTCCGGACAACTGATCGGCGTGAACACCGCGATCTTCAGCCCCTCCGGTGCATACGCTGGTATCGGTTTTGCCATCCCCGTGGATACCGTCCGCTGGGTTGTGCCGGAATTGATCCAACACGGCCGCATCATCCGACCGGGCATCGCCGTGACGGTGGCCAGCGATACGATGACCCGTCGCTGGGGACTGCCCGACGGTCTGTTGGTGTTGCGAGTGACCGAGGGCAGCCAAGCGGAAGCCGCGGGACTGCGTCCGACACGTCAAACGCGACGCGGCGTGGAACTGGGGGACATCATCGTGGCGATCGATAACAAACCGGTGAAGTCGACCGCGGATCTGGTGCTGATTCTGGAGAACTACACCGCCGGAGATGTCGTCCGGCTGACCGTGTTGCGCGGCGGCAACCGTGAACTCGTTCCGATCCAATTGGAATTGTTGGACGAATAG
- a CDS encoding radical SAM protein: MAKRFLLETDKRLLAKAAWTLGARGLWSVHRHKRRLKQGEFFPPFLYLSVINSCNLRCQGCWVDVDSKQHRIELDAANETIRQAKAMGNSFFGILGGEPFMHKDLLKIFEANRDVYFQVFTNGHFITDDVAIRLRELGNVTPLISVEGSEIISDQRRGKSGVYNQTMAGLEAALRNKLLVGVCTSVCKTNLDDLVTDAWVDRLIEMGVMYCWFHIYRPVGPEPNPQLALSSDQQRRVRQFVVDTRATKPIIVIDAYHDDAGNALCPAVTGFTHHVGPWGDIEPCPVIQIAKESIHDQRDLATTFNESEFLRDFRELTAQHTRGCVIMERPDLLLQLADKHGARDTTARGRVFEELKNVTPRRSQYQPGDEIPERSFVYRWAKKYAFNDFGTYGRRFDVANYADPDSASSPDGDSQDANDKSKVSLPVV, encoded by the coding sequence ATGGCCAAGCGATTTTTGTTGGAAACCGACAAGCGGTTGCTGGCCAAAGCGGCGTGGACGCTGGGGGCACGCGGATTGTGGTCGGTCCACCGGCACAAGCGGCGGCTGAAACAAGGGGAATTCTTTCCGCCGTTTCTGTACCTGTCGGTCATCAATTCGTGCAACCTGCGATGCCAAGGCTGCTGGGTCGACGTGGATTCGAAACAGCACCGCATCGAACTGGACGCCGCCAACGAAACGATTCGCCAAGCCAAGGCGATGGGCAACAGTTTCTTTGGCATCCTGGGCGGCGAACCCTTCATGCACAAGGACCTGCTGAAGATCTTCGAAGCCAACCGGGACGTCTATTTCCAGGTCTTCACCAACGGCCATTTCATCACCGACGATGTGGCCATACGATTGCGTGAATTGGGCAACGTGACGCCGCTGATCAGTGTGGAAGGCAGCGAGATCATCAGCGACCAACGACGTGGGAAATCCGGCGTCTACAACCAAACGATGGCCGGCCTGGAAGCGGCCCTGCGAAACAAGTTGTTGGTCGGCGTCTGCACCAGCGTCTGTAAAACCAACCTGGACGACTTGGTCACCGATGCCTGGGTCGATCGTTTGATCGAAATGGGGGTGATGTATTGCTGGTTCCACATCTATCGGCCGGTCGGCCCGGAACCCAACCCACAACTGGCATTGTCCAGCGACCAACAACGCCGCGTTCGTCAGTTTGTCGTCGACACGCGTGCCACCAAACCGATCATCGTCATTGATGCCTATCACGATGACGCGGGCAACGCATTGTGTCCCGCCGTGACGGGATTCACGCACCACGTGGGACCTTGGGGCGATATCGAACCGTGCCCCGTGATCCAGATCGCCAAAGAATCAATTCATGATCAACGTGACTTGGCGACCACGTTCAACGAGTCGGAGTTCCTGCGAGACTTCCGCGAGCTGACCGCCCAGCACACTCGGGGATGCGTGATCATGGAGCGTCCGGACTTGCTGCTGCAGCTGGCCGACAAACACGGTGCCCGCGACACCACCGCGCGAGGCCGCGTGTTTGAAGAACTGAAGAACGTCACGCCACGCCGCAGCCAGTACCAGCCCGGCGATGAGATCCCCGAGCGCAGTTTCGTTTATCGCTGGGCCAAGAAGTACGCCTTCAACGACTTCGGCACCTACGGACGCCGCTTCGACGTGGCCAACTATGCCGACCCCGATTCGGCGTCATCGCCCGATGGGGACTCACAGGATGCCAACGACAAATCCAAGGTCTCCTTACCGGTGGTTTGA
- a CDS encoding mechanosensitive ion channel family protein translates to MAQSVGDTLSTLIEQMQAGDYEGLTATMTQNVVPGLLAAAIGLGVIFIGYLVASYISRIISGPICRRVDQTLGKFIGRLVFYSILAGVTAAVLSKLGAPLGGLAAMLAAAGFAVGLAFQGTLSNFASGVLMMVFRPFKVGDFINAGGVAGTVNEIDLFTTTLDTPDNRRIIVPNSSIAGGTIENISHHAHRRVEVVVGVDYSANQDETRAALTRAAESLSDVMIPGDDRGYAVVLSGLGDSAVEWKVRLWVASSNYWPAHEALTGAVKRNLDAVEIGIPFPQMDIHLHRVAGDDDGSQPTPRQRPRPTRRDAIAG, encoded by the coding sequence ATGGCCCAGTCGGTCGGCGACACCCTGTCGACTTTGATTGAACAGATGCAAGCGGGCGACTACGAAGGCTTGACCGCGACGATGACACAGAATGTGGTCCCGGGCTTGTTGGCCGCGGCGATCGGCTTGGGCGTCATCTTCATCGGGTACTTGGTGGCTTCTTACATCAGTCGCATCATCAGCGGGCCGATCTGTCGACGTGTCGACCAAACGCTGGGCAAGTTCATCGGTCGGCTGGTGTTTTATTCCATCCTTGCTGGTGTGACCGCCGCGGTGCTGAGCAAATTGGGTGCTCCGCTGGGCGGATTAGCGGCGATGTTGGCCGCCGCCGGTTTTGCCGTCGGTCTGGCTTTCCAAGGCACGCTGTCGAACTTTGCATCCGGCGTGTTGATGATGGTGTTTCGACCGTTCAAAGTCGGTGATTTCATCAATGCCGGCGGAGTCGCCGGAACGGTCAACGAAATCGACTTGTTCACGACCACGTTGGACACGCCCGACAATCGTCGCATCATTGTCCCCAACAGCAGCATTGCCGGCGGAACGATCGAGAACATCAGCCATCACGCGCACCGTCGCGTCGAAGTCGTCGTCGGTGTGGACTATTCGGCCAACCAAGACGAAACCCGTGCCGCGCTGACTCGCGCTGCCGAATCGTTGTCGGACGTGATGATTCCCGGCGATGATCGCGGGTACGCCGTCGTGCTTAGCGGACTGGGCGACAGTGCCGTGGAATGGAAAGTCCGGTTGTGGGTGGCATCGTCAAACTATTGGCCGGCGCATGAGGCTCTGACGGGTGCCGTCAAACGCAACCTGGACGCCGTCGAAATCGGCATCCCGTTCCCGCAAATGGACATCCATTTGCACCGCGTCGCCGGTGATGATGATGGATCCCAGCCGACGCCACGCCAGCGTCCACGGCCGACCCGTCGCGACGCCATCGCCGGTTAA